AACAGGGCCGCCACATGCCAACGTTTGCGCAAGGCGCGAACGATGGTCATCACGTGAGTTTTGATCTGCTGTGGCTCGATCATTGCTTCGCTCGCTTCCATCATCGACTAGAGATTTTGGCCGCCAATATCGTTGGAATCACGACAATCGCGCCAAGCAGCACAATCGGTAGAAGCGCAACGCGCGACACTCTCCCGACTCTCTGCGGCGCGTAAGTCTAGGTTGCGGCTGGAGTGGAGCAAGAAATAGAAAATCGCACGTATCGAGTGTGCCGTTAACGGGCATGCGATACGTGCGATCTTGGATCGTGACGAAAGCTTAGCGGGGAACGCGATTAGTAAGGACGTGGCGTGATGCGGCCTTGCACACGGCCGGGAAGCCCTTGAATGCGTAGGAACCCTTCGGCGTCGGTCTGGTTGTACGAACCGCCACCTTCCATCGTGGCGATACCTTCGTCGTACAGGTTGTTCGGGCTAGTGCGCCCGGCGACCATGACGTTGCCTTTGTAGAGGGCCAGCTTCACTTCGCCAGTGACGTTCTTCTGCGCTTCTTTGTTGAAAGCGAGCAGGGCGTCCATCTTGGCGTGGTACCAGAAGCCGTAGTACACCATTTCGGCGACGACAGGCGCGAGCGAATCGCGCAGGTGCATCAGGTCGCGATCCATCGTCAACTGCTCGATCACGCGATGCCCGGTGTAAAGAATCGTCATGCCGGGAGCTTCATAAACGCCGCGGCTCTTCATGCCGACGAAGCGATTCTCGACCATATCGATCTGGCCGATGCCGTTGCGGCCGCCGATGGTGTTGAGGGTCTTCACGATCTCCAGTGGCGAAAGCGTTTTGCCATTCACACTGACAGGCACACCCTTCTCGAAGGCAATCGTCACTTCTTCCACAGCGTCGGGCGCTTTGCGTGGCGAGACAGTCATACCGAACTCAACGAGTTCGACCCCGTTAACGTTCAGGTCCTCGAGTTTGCCAGCTTCGTAGCTGATATGGAGGCAGTTCTCGTCGCTGCTATACGGCTTCGAGACACTCGCCTTCACTGGAATGTTGTTCTTATCACAGTAGGCAATCATCTCGGTCCGACCGGGGAAAAGCTTGCGGAACTTCTCGATCCGCCAAGGGGCGATCACTTCCACGGCTGGATTGAGAGCTTCAGCAGCGAGCTGAAAACGGCATTGGTCGTTCCCCTTGCCCGTTGCGCCGTGAGCGTAGGCCACAGCGCCGAGGTCGCGAGCAATCTGCAAGCAAACCTTCGAGATCAGCGGGCGGGCGATCGAAGTGCCGAGCAGATACCAGCCTTCGTACTTGGCCTGAAACTGCATCACTGGAAATGCAAAGTCGCGGCAGAGTTCTTCTTGAGCATCGACGATTTGCGAGCTCTTCGCGCCGCAGTCGCGGGCCTTCTTCAGGATCGCTTGGCGATCTTCGCAAGGCTGACCGAGGTCGACATAGACCGCATGGACTTCATAGCCCTCGTCTTGCAACCAGCCCAGAATCACTGAAGTATCAAGACCGCCGGAATAGGCCAGAACGCAGCTTGGCATGGATCGAACTCTTTCGTGGAAAACGACAGGCCGTAAATTAGGTCGGCCGGCGAACTAGTGGTCGTGCAAAAGTTGGCGAAAGTCTCGTATTTTGGACCGGTGTGGCCCGGCTGACAAGGCGTAGCTAGGATGAAGTGATGGAACTTAACGATGCACTGCAAATTGCCCAGCGACTGTTGTCGGGCGAACTCACTCCCGACAACTTTGCCAAACTGGCTGCCGATCCCAAACTCTCGACGACGGCGGAACTTACGGGGGTGACGCTCGATCTCGATCGCCGCCGCCGGTGCGGCTTTCCCGAGGTGATTTACGGCGAAGGAAAAGACGCCCGCACTATTGCCTCGATCATCGAGCGGCTTTTGGCGAGCGAGGTTCGCGTTTTGACCACTCGTGTCACGCGAACCATCGCCGACGAGCTTTTACAGATCTTTCCCGGGGCTCACTACAACGCCTCCGCTAGGACCTTTCGTGTCACCATCAAGCCAGACGAGGCCGATCGGGGCTATGTGCCGGTCGTGACTGCCGGGACCACCGACCTGCCGATCGCGGAAGAAGCGCGCGAAACGCTCGACTGGATGCAGGTGCGGACGCAAATTGTGGCCGATGTCGGTGTCGCTGGACCGCAGCGTCTGATTGCCAAATTGCCGCTACTTGCGGGGGCCGATGCCGTGGTCTGTGCAGCCGGTATGGAAGCCGCTTTGCCAAGCGTGCTAGGTGGTTATGTC
This window of the Pirellula staleyi DSM 6068 genome carries:
- a CDS encoding argininosuccinate synthase, which encodes MPSCVLAYSGGLDTSVILGWLQDEGYEVHAVYVDLGQPCEDRQAILKKARDCGAKSSQIVDAQEELCRDFAFPVMQFQAKYEGWYLLGTSIARPLISKVCLQIARDLGAVAYAHGATGKGNDQCRFQLAAEALNPAVEVIAPWRIEKFRKLFPGRTEMIAYCDKNNIPVKASVSKPYSSDENCLHISYEAGKLEDLNVNGVELVEFGMTVSPRKAPDAVEEVTIAFEKGVPVSVNGKTLSPLEIVKTLNTIGGRNGIGQIDMVENRFVGMKSRGVYEAPGMTILYTGHRVIEQLTMDRDLMHLRDSLAPVVAEMVYYGFWYHAKMDALLAFNKEAQKNVTGEVKLALYKGNVMVAGRTSPNNLYDEGIATMEGGGSYNQTDAEGFLRIQGLPGRVQGRITPRPY
- the larB gene encoding nickel pincer cofactor biosynthesis protein LarB, whose translation is MELNDALQIAQRLLSGELTPDNFAKLAADPKLSTTAELTGVTLDLDRRRRCGFPEVIYGEGKDARTIASIIERLLASEVRVLTTRVTRTIADELLQIFPGAHYNASARTFRVTIKPDEADRGYVPVVTAGTTDLPIAEEARETLDWMQVRTQIVADVGVAGPQRLIAKLPLLAGADAVVCAAGMEAALPSVLGGYVDCPVIAVPTSVGYGASFGGVTALLGMLNSCASNVTVVNIDAGFKAGYVAGLIATRAHDARRSQ